A window of the Lactuca sativa cultivar Salinas chromosome 5, Lsat_Salinas_v11, whole genome shotgun sequence genome harbors these coding sequences:
- the LOC111915651 gene encoding uncharacterized protein LOC111915651 produces MTSITLRRHDSPGGKTKQISAGVLRSITALWLICAKRAIIASRKLKDNSKISSDSRMIQWPKKLIATISNKDMKFGRRKSRTGESGNTRGDGVADDGVWQKEILMGDKCQPLDFSGVIYYDRDGNRRDELPMRSPRASPFPGYVAKFDWSPPHER; encoded by the coding sequence ATGACGAGTATAACACTTCGTCGCCACGACTCCCCCGGCGGCAAGACTAAGCAAATTTCCGCCGGAGTTTTACGATCAATTACAGCTCTATGGTTGATCTGCGCCAAACGAGCTATCATAGCTTCTCGAAAGCTAAAGGATAACTCAAAGATCTCATCAGACTCGCGCATGATTCAGTGGCCGAAGAAACTCATCGCCACCATAAGCAACAAGGATATGAAGTTTGGCCGCCGGAAAAGCAGAACCGGAGAATCAGGAAACACGAGAGGTGACGGCGTTGCAGACGATGGTGTGTGGCAGAAGGAGATTCTGATGGGTGATAAATGTCAGCCGTTGGATTTCTCCGGTGTAATCTATTACGATAGAGATGGCAACCGTAGAGACGAGCTTCCCATGAGGTCTCCACGCGCTAGCCCCTTTCCTGGTTACGTGGCAAAGTTTGATTGGAGCCCACCACATGAACGGTAA